One Desulfovibrio fairfieldensis genomic window carries:
- a CDS encoding amidohydrolase, whose protein sequence is MREHGLIRLYKRLATPILALVMILGAGWGARPLAAATVDTLYHNGKIYTLTESMREAKDPRKAKTVEVVATRDGKIIFAGSAATARQQGLFANAARIVDLRGKTMLPGLIDGHGHFPLQGGYDLFQVNLNSFPLGEMRSIEDYKKALARRCQSAGKDAWVLGWGYDDTLVTEMRHPTRADLDAACPRNPVFVRHVSGHMAVVNSAALAKASRDELSTVGVDARSGKLTEPRAMQVVSRHFPPAGPEAAQRGLARANEVYAAAGVTTADCSNIRMLTELPKMQNGILRNNLDLRVVLHPLGYYPTTLASGKTVDSAGWINRAALGWTSAALSLAGAETAVMTENNVPFADGRKAVAGGSDITRLSMPAYAADKDADGSPAAAAKGTVAPPAGLSADNRLFLGAWKFTFDGSPQGYTAWMKKPGFYRWGKYTAADSFNQAGFFNGAVGTDNMPPAALETLIAMYHGNGQSTQTHTNGSAAAERWVTALEKAVVRHPEVRDTRDTSIHAQTMELQHIQRLTGNYQDLTGTGPMYTELTGAFKDGRLSPEEVGARDIGQLSRLMRDQHFFNSYFVTHTYFWGDRHNQIFFGPGRARNMSPVGWSVAYNQPFSFHNDTYITPISPLRSLQSAVTRTSAHSAIYEGGTLLSGQRHDLGAKALFPPRDPEETGDKTTFAFWNYDHRVNALQALHAVTLMPAWQNKLSDRIGSIAPGKLADFTILAEDPLAVAAARPQSLAEMRVMTTIVGDTPVYGFAPGSKTLADAPRGSYIQPTESVVALVTEIGPMTPAEGRNETRDKTLGAYAFKADVRNGELAAFQMRFLGNGGPVRDMTLLDGGSGASGTRPLHYSPEAAMADGNWWIAALDAPMLPLKADDALIADKMYAAFFVLKDNGPRDKDAARGGLAGQVVLLTDGPLPGNSGTTRYVLGPAATNAAKAQL, encoded by the coding sequence ATGCGCGAACACGGCCTTATCCGTCTGTACAAAAGGCTCGCCACGCCAATCCTGGCACTGGTCATGATACTGGGGGCGGGCTGGGGCGCGCGGCCCCTGGCCGCCGCCACAGTGGACACGCTCTACCACAACGGCAAAATCTACACTCTCACCGAGAGCATGCGCGAAGCCAAAGACCCGCGCAAGGCCAAAACAGTGGAAGTCGTCGCCACCAGGGACGGCAAAATAATCTTTGCCGGGTCCGCCGCCACGGCGCGGCAACAGGGTCTCTTCGCCAACGCGGCCCGCATTGTGGACCTGCGCGGCAAAACCATGCTGCCCGGCCTTATCGACGGGCACGGCCACTTCCCGCTCCAGGGCGGCTATGACCTCTTTCAGGTCAATCTGAACAGCTTCCCCCTGGGCGAAATGCGCTCCATTGAGGATTACAAGAAAGCCCTGGCCCGGCGTTGCCAAAGCGCGGGCAAGGACGCCTGGGTGCTGGGCTGGGGTTACGACGACACCCTGGTCACGGAAATGCGCCACCCCACCAGGGCCGATCTGGACGCGGCCTGCCCGCGCAACCCCGTCTTTGTGCGGCATGTCTCCGGGCATATGGCGGTGGTCAACTCCGCCGCCCTGGCCAAAGCCTCCAGGGACGAACTCAGCACCGTGGGCGTGGACGCGCGGAGCGGCAAGCTCACCGAACCCCGTGCCATGCAGGTGGTCAGCCGCCACTTCCCGCCCGCCGGGCCCGAGGCGGCCCAACGCGGCCTGGCCCGCGCCAATGAGGTTTACGCGGCGGCGGGCGTGACCACGGCGGACTGCTCCAATATCCGCATGCTCACGGAGCTGCCCAAGATGCAGAACGGCATTCTGCGCAACAATCTGGACCTGCGCGTGGTGCTGCATCCTCTGGGCTATTATCCCACCACCCTGGCCTCGGGCAAAACCGTGGACAGCGCGGGCTGGATCAATCGCGCGGCCCTGGGCTGGACCAGCGCCGCGCTCTCGCTGGCCGGGGCCGAAACAGCGGTCATGACCGAAAACAACGTCCCCTTTGCCGACGGCCGCAAGGCCGTGGCCGGCGGCAGCGACATCACCCGGCTGTCCATGCCCGCCTACGCGGCGGACAAGGACGCCGACGGCTCTCCCGCAGCGGCGGCTAAAGGCACTGTCGCGCCGCCTGCCGGGCTGTCGGCGGACAACCGGCTCTTCCTCGGCGCCTGGAAGTTCACTTTTGACGGCTCGCCCCAGGGCTATACCGCCTGGATGAAAAAGCCCGGCTTCTACCGCTGGGGCAAGTACACGGCGGCGGACAGCTTCAATCAGGCCGGTTTCTTCAACGGAGCCGTGGGCACGGACAACATGCCCCCGGCGGCTCTGGAAACGCTGATCGCCATGTACCACGGCAACGGCCAGAGCACTCAGACGCATACCAACGGCAGCGCCGCCGCCGAGCGCTGGGTCACGGCCCTGGAAAAAGCCGTGGTCCGGCATCCCGAGGTCAGGGACACCCGCGACACGTCCATCCACGCCCAGACCATGGAGTTACAGCACATCCAGCGTCTGACCGGCAACTATCAGGACCTGACGGGCACAGGCCCCATGTACACGGAGCTGACCGGCGCGTTCAAGGACGGCAGGCTTTCCCCGGAGGAAGTGGGGGCCAGGGACATCGGGCAGTTGAGCCGCCTGATGCGCGATCAGCACTTCTTCAATTCCTATTTTGTGACCCATACCTATTTCTGGGGCGACCGCCACAACCAGATCTTCTTCGGGCCGGGCCGGGCCCGGAACATGAGCCCCGTGGGTTGGAGCGTGGCTTACAACCAGCCGTTCAGCTTCCACAACGACACCTACATCACGCCCATTTCGCCGCTGCGCAGCCTGCAATCCGCGGTCACGCGCACCAGCGCCCATTCCGCCATTTACGAGGGCGGCACCCTGCTCAGCGGCCAGAGGCACGATCTCGGGGCCAAGGCGCTCTTCCCGCCGCGCGATCCCGAGGAAACCGGCGACAAAACCACCTTCGCCTTCTGGAACTATGACCACCGGGTCAACGCCCTGCAGGCTCTGCATGCGGTCACCCTCATGCCCGCCTGGCAGAACAAGCTCAGCGACCGGATCGGCTCCATAGCTCCCGGCAAGCTGGCGGACTTCACCATTCTGGCCGAAGACCCGCTGGCCGTGGCCGCCGCCCGGCCGCAGAGCCTGGCGGAGATGCGGGTGATGACGACCATCGTGGGCGACACGCCGGTCTACGGCTTTGCGCCCGGCTCCAAAACGCTGGCCGACGCGCCTCGGGGTTCCTATATTCAGCCTACGGAAAGCGTGGTGGCCCTGGTGACCGAAATCGGCCCCATGACGCCCGCCGAGGGCCGCAACGAAACGCGGGACAAAACGTTGGGCGCATATGCCTTCAAGGCGGACGTGCGCAACGGCGAGCTGGCCGCTTTTCAGATGCGCTTTCTGGGCAACGGCGGGCCGGTCCGTGACATGACCCTGCTGGACGGCGGCAGCGGAGCGTCGGGCACGCGCCCGCTGCATTACAGTCCCGAGGCAGCCATGGCCGACGGCAACTGGTGGATCGCGGCTCTGGACGCGCCCATGCTGCCGCTCAAGGCAGACGACGCCCTGATTGCGGACAAGATGTACGCCGCCTTCTTCGTGCTCAAGGATAACGGCCCGCGCGACAAGGACGCGGCCAGAGGCGGCCTGGCGGGCCAGGTGGTTCTGCTCACGGACGGCCCCTTGCCGGGCAACAGCGGAACAACAAGATACGTCTTGGGGCCTGCGGCAACCAACGCCGCTAAAGCCCAACTTTAA
- a CDS encoding glycoside hydrolase family 3 protein gives MFFPFCCLLVLACAQFCPAGPARAASLDPADSPSLDRMLGSMLMLGFRGAELAPGDPFLAAVRSGKVGHVLLFDRDLPGGGERNIRSPEQLRRLTAVLRAAAPGPMFIAVDQEGGRVRRLKPRQGFMDLPSARHMGQGSPAATGALAARLGAELASLGISVDLAPVADVDSNPDNPAIGRLGRSFSPNPRLAAEHALAFGQGLARAGVIPVLKHFPGQGGARHDSHLGLTDISRCWDGGSDLLPYAEAFRRGWPGMVMVGHLFHAGLDPEHPATLSAMVVTGLLRRGLGWQGVVISDDMQMKAVTDHYGLEQAILLAVRAGVDILVFGNNLQWDPDLPEKAHAALRRLVDSGKITPERIRASWERIAALHAAYAR, from the coding sequence TTGTTTTTTCCGTTCTGCTGCCTGCTGGTTCTGGCCTGCGCACAGTTTTGTCCGGCCGGTCCCGCACGCGCTGCCTCGCTCGATCCTGCCGATTCCCCCTCTCTTGACCGCATGCTCGGCTCCATGCTGATGCTGGGCTTTCGCGGCGCGGAACTCGCGCCGGGCGATCCTTTTCTGGCGGCGGTGCGCTCCGGGAAAGTGGGACATGTGCTGCTTTTTGACCGCGATCTGCCCGGCGGAGGCGAGCGCAACATTCGCTCCCCGGAGCAGCTCCGTCGTCTGACGGCCGTGCTGCGGGCCGCCGCGCCCGGCCCCATGTTCATCGCCGTGGACCAGGAGGGCGGGCGCGTTCGGCGGCTCAAGCCGCGGCAGGGCTTTATGGATCTGCCCTCGGCCCGGCATATGGGGCAGGGCAGCCCGGCGGCCACCGGGGCACTGGCCGCGCGTCTGGGCGCGGAGCTGGCTTCACTGGGCATTTCCGTGGATCTCGCGCCCGTGGCGGACGTGGACAGCAATCCGGACAATCCGGCCATCGGCAGACTGGGGCGCAGTTTCAGTCCGAATCCCCGGCTGGCCGCCGAACACGCCCTGGCCTTCGGGCAGGGGCTGGCTCGCGCCGGAGTCATTCCCGTACTCAAGCACTTTCCCGGCCAGGGCGGCGCGCGGCACGATTCGCATCTGGGCCTCACCGACATCAGCCGTTGTTGGGACGGCGGCAGCGATCTGCTGCCCTATGCGGAGGCTTTCCGCCGGGGCTGGCCGGGCATGGTCATGGTGGGACATTTGTTTCACGCCGGGCTTGACCCCGAGCATCCGGCCACGCTGTCCGCAATGGTGGTCACCGGCCTGCTGCGCCGGGGCCTGGGCTGGCAGGGCGTGGTCATCAGCGATGATATGCAGATGAAGGCCGTTACCGACCACTACGGCCTGGAACAGGCCATTCTGCTGGCCGTGCGGGCCGGAGTGGACATTCTGGTCTTCGGCAACAATCTGCAATGGGACCCCGATCTGCCGGAAAAAGCCCACGCGGCCCTGCGCCGTCTGGTGGACAGCGGCAAGATCACGCCCGAGCGCATCCGGGCTTCCTGGGAGCGTATTGCCGCCCTGCATGCGGCCTATGCGCGTTAA